The window CAAATAAGCAGGCAGGTTGCAGGGTCGCCAAGTTGTACGTACGCGACGTACCATCGCCGGCTGCTCACCGGTCACCTTCGAATGGACGCATCGGTCAGGAGATGAAAGCACTATACACCTATCTATTTATCCACGTCGTTGCGTCTGCATGCACTTGATGTAGTACTGATAGCGTCGCTCGGCCACGATGATCCATCCAGTGGCCGTGTGCGCGCGTGGCCCCGCCCGGCAGCTCGATCGTCTCCATCTGTACGCGGTCTCGGATGTTTGCAGGCTCCAAATCCACCTGCAGCCATGCAGGCCAGGTGGCCGTGGCTAGCTCGGACCGACAGCTCGAGGCCATGGAGCGAGTTCACGATGCCAATACCGAAAGAAGCCAGACAGTTATGCAATGCGGCAATGCACATGACGATTGGTGATTGCAGGGATGCTTTGTTTTGGGAGGACAGGTGGCTTGATGGCCTTAGGATCGAGGAAATTGCCCCCAACATCCACTCCCGCATCCCTAAACGCATTCGGAAGCGGCTTCATGTCAATGAGGTGATAACAAGCGGATCCTAGGCGCACGAGATTGGCCCTGACATGGACGGGCCGACGATCAGGGAATTCATGGAGCTGTGGACTCGTGTTGATGCGGTGCAACTTCGGGAGGGAGTGCCGGATACGATCACCTGGGCGTGGGAGCGCAATGGGAGATACTCTGCCCGCTCAGCGTATGCTGTCAAGTTCATGGGTCGAGAGGTAGCCCCGACGGCCGCGGCGACATGGAAGAACCGTGCCCCCCTGCAGTGCCGTTTCTTCCTACGGCTTGCTGTTCGCAACCGCTGCTGGACCTCCGATCCTTTGGCTAGGAGGGGCCTGCCGCACCAGGAAACTTGCCCACTTTGCGACCAGGACGAGGAAACGATGAACCATATCATGCTACACTGTGCTTTCTCCAGAGGGTTCTAGTTCCAGATTTGCACGGCGTTGGGCAAGCCATGGTGGACTCCAGCACCTGATGACACACTGCCGGAGTGGCTGCTCAACAAGACCATTGAGGGAACGCCGGATAAGGACGTGAGAGCTATCATCATTCTTGCTCTCTGGGAGCTATGGAAACATCGCAATGGGATCGTTTTCGACGAGGACTCCCCTTCGCTTGCTAGACTAGTTCGTAGGTGCCTTACTGAGGGTAGAACCTGGAGGATGGCGGGCCTCATAAGGACGGACATGGAGCCCTTCTTCGAGCGGATTCACATGTGGGCAATGGACAAGACGTAGAGCTAGTCTAGGGTACGGTGGTGAGGGTGCTTTGTAGCACCCTCGGTGGTGTTGGTGTGTTGTATCAACCCCGGTGGAGGGTACTTGTACCCCTTTCTCCTTTAATACAAGATACGCATGCGATGCGTATTTGAGAACAAAAATTAACGAGGGGTCTACATGACGGGAGCTATCGGTGGCAATGTGAGGTTCAGGTCACTGAACTAATACTGATATAGATTCGGCGGCCAGGCAGAGATGCCTAGAAATATGGGGAGGCTAGTGACGCGAATATGAGTTAGAAAGACGGGCACCTGCCGAGTGCCGACGATCAAACGGTCAGGCTGCAGGTTATCGAGTCGGCAATGTCGGCAAAATAGTACTCCGATTGGATCATCACCAACAGCCATCACCGATTGAGTAaattgcacagaagtaccacAATTGGGGCATTGGAAGCAGATTGGTACCAAGTTTGGTAATTTTTACATGTCAGTACCAAGTCTGGGGCTAGACGTTACAAAAAGGTCTAAATCGCGTATAAACGCGTATTGACACTGTATCTGACCGGCAGGGCCCGCCCGTCAGGCGCCACGCTGGCCAGTGCGCGCGTCGCCTGCGCTGGCTGCGCGCTGACTCGGACGAGGCCCGCTCGGACCGTTTATGTGCGACCGAGccagaccccgaccccgaccccgctcgccttcttctttctttcttcctgcTCTCTGCCTCGCGGTCGCCTgcgcccgccaccgccggccgccACAGCACGCCGCCGCAGCCATGGTTCTGGAGGACGAGAGCAGCGACGACAACTCAAGCCTCCCGTACATGCACTCAGAAACCTCCACCGATGGGCTGAACCAGGTAAGTTACTCCAttggagctagggttagggttaggtttAGGAAATTTGGGGATTTTTGTGTGTAGGTGGTCTTTGTTGTTAGGatttcgtttgatttgatttgtCCTCGTCCTCTGCACATGATGGTAACTTGGATTTTGCTTGGGCAGGTGCCTTTCTCTCTTGAGGACCCGGATTACAAGGGTCTTGAGCTAGATCTGATAGTGTTGTGCGAGAAGCATGGGAAGCCATCAGAGAGGCTTGTTGCGTTTGAAGGAACAATGACTGGGAGAAGGTTCTTAGCATGTGCAGAGCCGGTAATTTTCTTGCCTTGGTGATTAAGCACTGGATGTGTTCATTGAAAGTGGCAGAGTCTTGTTTGCCACCTTTGATTCAGTTATGTGCATGCTAAATTTGTTAGGAATGATCATTATTAAGTTCAGTGGAATGCATTTCTGCTAAAATATATGCTCCTGTTGTGTGCACATGCTATTTATTTACACTTCTTTCCAAATGCAGTGTTGCTCAATATTAAGTTCAGTGGAGCCAGTTAGTAACAATTGCTTACTGCTGACAGTAGGTAGTCTCATTAGCTAGTTTGTTGCTGCAGGCTAGTGTAGTATATTTAGGTGGGCAAAGTAGTTCACATTGTGTTGCTTATTACTGTTAGGATTCATTATATTAATGGTCAATTCTTAGCAACTGCTGTTGCTTAGCACATGGCTGCTTGGCAACTTCTAAGTTGAATGGAGTGTTACTCTGGTGCCTGGTAAATATATGAGTTGATCATCCATTGTAGGATTACATTAATTTATTTTACAATGTGGTCCTGTTGCTTAGCAAATGGCTGTGCAAATCCAGTTAATGTCAGTGCCAACATTAGGTACTGCCATGAACTAACTGTTGCTTAGTACTCTTAGTAGTTGTATTGTACTAAATTTTGCCCTTCTTATTTTTCCAGGAAGGTCAGAATTGTGGGTTTGTTCAGTGGGTTGATGAGCAGTGGCCCCCAACAATGGAGAATGCATTGCTGAAGCTTTGGTCAATGGTTGAAGAGAGCAAGTCTGCTAGGGTGAATGATAATCTTCAAAGTGCTCTAACTATTCATCAGTTGACAGAAGAAAAGAACAAGCTGGATGCAGACTATGACAAGTTAGTGAAAAATGTGCATCAACTTGTGGACTTTCAGCAGGATAGGGTTGTGGATTTCAGTTATCTACAGTCTGCTGTCACATATCAGCACCAATGCAGAGCTGAATTGGTGGCTGGTATGAATGCAGAAATGGCAAAGAAAGATGCAGCTGCACAGAAGCTTCAACAAAAGTATGAACTCCTGTGCAACCTGACAAGTGCTCAAGCAACTGTCATCCAAAACTtgaagttgaagaatatgaaagaGAAGGAATTGTTGAGTGAGGCTAGGATGAATTTGGAGTTGAAGAATGCAGAGTTCACAAAGTTTGAGGAGAAGCTCACCCAAGAGAAGCTAGAGTTGAAGCTCCAGGTTGCTGATCCGCTGAAGCTCAAGGAAAACCATAATGAAGAGAAGCAGATGCAAGAGTTTAAGATTACTGAGCTCATCAAGGCAGAGGAGAAGCTGAAGGAGAAGATCAAGGGGATCCAGGCCATCTTGCAGAACTGAACAAGATGACTTGAGATTAGTGGGCATTGCAGACCTTTTGGGAATGATGGTTGTGCAATGACCTAGTAACTTAGAATTATGGTTGTGTAATGTATGGTTCTAGTACTAATTGTGAACTCTGGTTGTTTATGTACCTAGTATTTATGCTATTCATCATTTTGTGAGAAAAGGATGGATTGTGCATTTGAACTCCACTATGTAATGTGAACAATGGATGTGTATTGTATAATGTGTTGAACTCCAGTGTTACTTATGTTATAGTGATGCTTAAATGCTTAAATGCATTTGCAAAAGTAATGCTTATGTTAGAGTGATGCTTATGTTATATTGATGCTTTAAATGCATTTGCAAAAGGAATAGTTACATATGTTATGTTACAGTGatgctttaggtggttccgtcgaccccgagccaccctagaccctagttgaatgctttaggtggttccgtcgaccccgagccaccaaaaccctagttgatgcctttaggtggttccgtcgaccccgagccaccctagaccctagttgatgcctttaggtgtttccgtcgtccccgagccaccctagaccctagttgatgcctttaggtgttcctcgaccccgagccaccaaaaccctaattgataggtttaggtgttttcgttgaccccgagccaccctagagcctagatgataggtttaggtggttccgtcgaccccgagccaccctagaccctagttgatgcctttaggtggttccgtcgaccccgagccaccctagagcctagatgataggtttaggtgttttcgtcgaccccgagccaccaaaaccctagttgatgcctttaggtcgttccgtcgaccccgagccaccctagatcctagatgataggtttaggtgttttcgtcgaccccgagccaccaaaaccctagttgatgcctttaggtggtttcgtcgaccccgagccaccaagaccctagttgatgcctttaggtggttccgtcgaccccgagccaccctagaccctagttgatgcctttaggtgtttccgtcgtccccgagccaccctagaccctagttgatgcctttaggtggttccgtcgaccccgagcccccaaaaccctaaatgatgcctttaggtagttccgtcgaccccgagccaccaaaaccctagttgatgcctttaggtggttccgtcgaccccgagccaccctagagcctaattgatgcctttaggtggttccgtcgaccccaagccaccctagaccctagttgatgcctttaggtgttttcgtcgaccccgagccaccaaaaccctaattgattctattaggtggttccgtcgaccccgagccaccgaAAACCCAAAGTGCTTCTTTTTTAGCCTAGACCTTAACAACATATCCAACAATGTATACAACAATATATCCAGCAACAGAGTTACTCTATCCAATAGTATGCACCATTGTCATGAACATATCAATCATAAAAAGATATAAAAAGAACCATCCACATGAACATAGTCCATTCCAGGCATTGATTAACTAATAAATAGCAAGATCACATCCATCCACATGAACAAAAGCCAGCTCCAGAAATGGCATTAACTAATAAATAAATCCATCCATCCACATGAACAAAAGCCATATATGGCATTGATTCTTAAAGTACACCAGCAAAGTACAATAAGAGCACCAGCAAAGTACACTGGGAGCACCAGCAAGATCACATTGTACCATAGGATGCAAGAACACACATGAAGTATCTAGTTTTGAACATTACATGGCACATGTGCCATTTAGTGGTTACCACTTGCATAGAAGTAGGCTCTCCATCCTCTGTTTCTACCACCAGAAGGTGGAGTAGCAGTAGATGTAGAGAGAGCAGTAGATGTGGAGGGACCAGATTGCCTTGGGGCAGAGAATGTACCTCTCCCTCTCCCAGCACCTCTCCCAGCACCTGGTGCAGCACCTCTACCAGCACCTCTACCAGCACCTCTAGCAGCACCACTCCCAGCAGCTGCAGCTGCAGCCCCTCTCCCAGCTCCTCTCCCAGCTCCTGTTCCAgctgttggtgttgttgtagGAGTTGGATGAGAAGTTCTTGATGCTTGTGTAGTAGCAGCAGCACCAGCATTGGAATTCCTTGCAAGAGGCTTGCATAAACAACGAAGGAAAATGAGTTAGTACTTAAAAAAATAGAATGTACAAGAAGGAAAACCTGTTACTACTTATTAGAGGATTACCACATGTTTGTTCTTCCTCAAAGCCAGCTCAGGCTTCAACTGCTTGTTGCAGCTTGTGTACCTATGTCCTTGCAGTCCACAATTGCCACATGTTATAGTCCCCATCTTGATGTCTCCTTAGGCTTTGGAACTTCAAATTTCCCCTTGATcctcttctctttctttcttcctcTCTTCACTTTAAATGCAGGTGGGTCAATGTCTGGACCAGGGGTCCTTGTCCAGTCATGCTCACCAGGAACTGGATAGATCATTGGTTCATAAGCTTCCAGATAAATTTCTTTCTTGAAGAACTTGCTGACATAATCCTCTGGTTTTCTTTTGGCCTTGTTTATTGCTGAGATGGCATGGTTACATGGGATGCCACTTAGGTCCCATTTTCTGCACCCACATGTGTGCATTTGCAAGTTAACAGCATGGGTTTGCTGCCCACTTGTAACTTGCCACAAGTCCACACCATCTTGAATTGGTTTGCAATATTTGGCCCTCTCCTTCTCAACCTCTAGCTTCTCACTATAATGGGGTGTTATGTCCCATCTAGCTTTCTTTCCACTCTCCCTATTCCTATGCCACCTCACCATCTGCTTATCCTTTATTCCATCACACATTGTCCTAATTGGTTTCTTCCTAACATCTAGGACATACTTGTTGAACACCTCAGATAAATTGTTAACTACAAGGTCAGTCTTGCAGTTTGTGTCAAATGCATGCCTTGCCCATGTTTTCTTGGGAATTTGACAAAGCCACTCCCAAGCTTGCTCACACTCAGCTCTAAGGTCATTCATTGCAATGTTAAATTTGTGTTCACTATATGCATAGGCAGCATTATCCATACACTTTTTCAGATCTTCCCCCCCTAAACCCAGCATTTTGGAAGTTTGCATAGATATGCCTAAGGCAGAACCTTTGGTTGCACTTAGGAAAGACATCATTCACTGCATTTAGTAGGCCCTGGGACACACAATTAAACTAGCTAAGCTACTATCTAGCACAAAACAACCATATAGGAACAATGACATAAGATGCAAGCACATACCTTTTGTCTATCTGACATTATTGTATATGGACCAAACCTTCCCACTTCTCCTCCTAGGCAGATTTTAAGTTGGTGTAGAAACCAACACCAGTTAGGTGTGTCCTCTTGCCCAACAATACCAAATGCTAGTGGGTATATATTGTTGTTGCCATCTCTACCAGTGGCAGCAAGTAGTTGAGCACCAGTAGTTAACTTAATGAAGCACCCATCAACACCTGAGCAAGCAAATTCAGTATTAAAAACATTCAAATGAATTTCAAGATGAAACAATATGTAACTAATGCACAAGGTGAACAAACTAACCAATGAATGGTCTGCACCCCTTGAGAAacccctcccttgctccattgATGCAATAGAACATAGCATGGAATCTTGGACCTGGATGGGGGATTTTTTCAGTGGGTGTTGGAGTTACAGTAGTGACTACTACTCTACTCCCAGGGTTTGTATCCATCACTGTCTGAGTATAGTCTTTCAACCTAGGGTATTGCTTCTTGTGGTCTCCTAGCACAGCATCAATAGCTAGGTTCTTTGCCCTATATGCCATTGACTTGGGCACATCCACACCATACTTCTCCATGCAGGCATCAATCAAAGTCTGAATGCCAGTTGTTAGATCAGATCTGAACAGTGACTCATACTTCTGTGCAAGCCACTTGGCACTTACCCTTGTTGTCTCTGTACTAATAGGGCAAGTGTGCTTAATTCTCATCTTCTTAATTACAAAAGTAGTTTCACCTTTTATAACTGCTGCCACCATAAAGAAGTTGCAATGTTTTTGGTTGCATTCTACAATTATTCTTTGATCTGAGTTCCTATGATATTTGAAGTTTCTGCCTTGAGTGATGTGTAAGTTCAACAAAGCCTCTCTGAATTGATGTTGATCCTTGAAACACATCTGTAGACATAATTGCTCATGTGGTGCCTCCATTTTCTCAT is drawn from Aegilops tauschii subsp. strangulata cultivar AL8/78 chromosome 1, Aet v6.0, whole genome shotgun sequence and contains these coding sequences:
- the LOC141031000 gene encoding uncharacterized protein → MDEGKKQREYDEVEEEETDDEESEEEEMVHYSGDTEVEEPFEMDEDDKVVSQDEETVIVHEEKKKKKQKLPVRKGPTTRTHSSVVQEEEPDFQPSSDEEEKGLLKEADDDGYEPLAFVLPKKRKSRAKQRPPRKWYNEKMEAPHEQLCLQMCFKDQHQFREALLNLHITQGRNFKYHRNSDQRIIVECNQKHCNFFMVAAVIKGETTFVIKKMRIKHTCPISTETTRVSAKWLAQKYESLFRSDLTTGIQTLIDACMEKYGVDVPKSMAYRAKNLAIDAVLGDHKKQYPRLKDYTQTVMDTNPGSRVVVTTVTPTPTEKIPHPGPRFHAMFYCINGAREGFLKGCRPFIGVDGCFIKLTTGAQLLAATGRDGNNNIYPLAFGIVGQEDTPNCEHKFNIAMNDLRAECEQAWEWLCQIPKKTWARHAFDTNCKTDLVVNNLSEVFNKYVLDVRKKPIRTMCDGIKDKQMVRWHRNRESGKKARWDITPHYSEKLEVEKERAKYCKPIQDGVDLWQVTSGQQTHAVNLQMHTCGCRKWDLSGIPCNHAISAINKAKRKPEDYVSKFFKKEIYLEAYEPMIYPVPGEHDWTRTPGPDIDPPAFKVKRGRKKEKRIKGKFEVPKPKETSRWGL